From Enterococcus wangshanyuanii, the proteins below share one genomic window:
- the licT gene encoding BglG family transcription antiterminator LicT, giving the protein MYIEKILNNNVVMTKNESGEEIVCMGRGLAFQKKVGDLIDPTFIEKEFVLKDSVTSGQFQQLFADIPMEEVEVVKKIVDMAEADLGIELSSNIYLTLTDHIHYAIMRAKEGLEMPNPLMFETKKFYPKEFAIAKKGVELIKEKLAVDFSESEAGFIAFHIVNSEQANGNMEVTMSATEMVRDILTIISRYFGKPFDEDSLNYQRIVTHLQYFAQRYLQNEAHDEEDDFLYELIQSKYPKAFQSVQRINDYLVKTYQKPIDKAEQIYLTIHIQRVVGDKK; this is encoded by the coding sequence ATGTATATTGAAAAAATTTTAAACAACAATGTCGTTATGACAAAAAATGAATCAGGTGAAGAAATTGTCTGTATGGGCCGTGGATTAGCGTTTCAAAAAAAAGTCGGTGACTTGATCGATCCAACATTTATTGAAAAAGAGTTTGTTTTAAAGGATTCTGTTACCTCAGGTCAATTTCAGCAATTATTTGCAGATATTCCTATGGAGGAAGTTGAGGTCGTTAAAAAGATCGTTGATATGGCTGAAGCAGATTTGGGTATTGAGCTCTCTTCAAATATCTACTTAACCCTAACGGATCACATTCACTATGCAATAATGCGGGCAAAAGAGGGATTGGAGATGCCCAATCCGTTGATGTTTGAAACTAAAAAGTTTTATCCTAAAGAGTTTGCGATCGCTAAAAAGGGTGTAGAGTTGATCAAAGAAAAATTGGCTGTTGATTTTTCTGAGAGTGAAGCAGGCTTTATTGCTTTTCACATTGTCAACAGTGAACAAGCGAACGGGAATATGGAAGTGACCATGTCAGCAACCGAGATGGTACGGGATATCCTAACGATCATCAGTCGTTACTTTGGGAAACCATTTGACGAAGATTCCTTGAATTATCAACGAATCGTGACACATCTGCAATATTTTGCACAACGTTACTTGCAAAATGAAGCACACGATGAAGAAGATGATTTTCTCTATGAATTGATTCAAAGCAAGTATCCGAAAGCTTTTCAATCGGTACAAAGAATCAATGATTACCTAGTTAAGACATACCAAAAGCCGATCGATAAGGCTGAACAAATTTATCTAACCATACATAT
- a CDS encoding FMN-dependent NADH-azoreductase has protein sequence MSKLLVVKAHPLTKEESRSVRALETFLESYKSENPADEIDVLDVYADYVPEIDEELLSGWGALRTGTEFTSLNESQQSKVARFNELTDQFLAADKVVIANALWNLNVPTRLKAWVDTINVAGKTFKYTEEGPKPLTEGKKALHIQSNGGFYEGQDFASQYVKGILNFIGVSQVDQLFIEGIDHFPDRAEELLDTAMNQATTLGKTF, from the coding sequence ATGTCAAAATTATTAGTCGTTAAAGCTCACCCACTTACAAAAGAAGAATCACGTTCCGTTCGTGCGTTAGAAACATTTTTAGAAAGCTATAAATCAGAAAATCCAGCGGATGAAATCGATGTTCTTGATGTTTATGCTGATTATGTTCCTGAAATCGATGAAGAATTATTATCTGGCTGGGGTGCATTACGCACAGGTACAGAATTTACTTCATTAAACGAAAGCCAACAATCAAAAGTAGCACGCTTCAACGAGTTGACTGATCAATTCTTAGCTGCTGATAAAGTTGTTATTGCAAATGCCTTATGGAACTTAAACGTACCTACTCGTTTGAAAGCATGGGTCGATACGATCAACGTTGCCGGCAAAACATTCAAATATACAGAAGAAGGACCAAAACCTTTAACTGAAGGTAAAAAAGCTCTACACATCCAATCAAATGGCGGCTTTTATGAAGGACAAGATTTTGCTTCACAATATGTGAAGGGTATCCTAAACTTCATTGGTGTTTCTCAAGTGGATCAACTATTTATCGAAGGAATCGATCATTTCCCAGATAGAGCAGAAGAATTATTAGACACAGCGATGAATCAAGCAACAACTTTAGGAAAAACGTTTTAA